tcccagtcctttttgtttttattttgagacagagtcttgctaagttgcttcgtGCCTCATtatgttgaggctggctttgaatttggtgatcttcctgtcttagtctcccgaatggctgggatttcaggtgagTGCCATCATATCtggtcatttctttttagtgggtacttttttttttaaagttatactttatttctaaaagtaTAACTACACCATTTCCCTTAATTACTTTTTTACTGTTTTGTCAAGGTACACATACACTAATGTGCATGAAGTGCCAATCTGTGTACAGCTTTATGAAATTTCACATGAATGTGTACATCCTGGTGGACACATTTCCAGGATTCCAGGAAGTTCATTTATCCCTTTGTCAATAATCACACCACAGAGGAAACACAATTTTAACTCTTATTATACTGATTTGGTTTCATTGTTCTTGCTTTTAGATAAATGTTAAACTATAATATGTACAGTTATTTGTTTGGCTTCTTTAACTCAGCTTAATGCCTGGTTTGTCCTTTAGATGGTCTTTTGGTAGACTTACACACTTACTTCTCTTGGTATATGCTGTATGTGGGGTAATGCAATGACAGAATGAAAGGGAAGACTTCATGTATACTTTTGGTAGatactttagttttttaaaaaatgttagtttCAGCAGAAATCCCCCAACAGCATGTAAGTTTTAGCAGTTCCACACACCTGGCTCATGCTTAGAAACTTTAGCCATTCAATAGAGTGTGTAGTGATATTATGCATTTTTCTGATATGTAATGGTTCAGAGTACTTTTTTGTGTGCTTATTGGTTATTTGGTCATCTTTATGAAGGCACTTTTTGAAGCAATTCACCCATTTGTtgtcctctctcttttttaaaaaatttgaatgcTTTTTTCTGGTTACTTGTCTAATTGTATGTATATGTAACTTTGTATCTTGATACATACACATtgacctatctatctatctatattcacacacacatacacacacatatatacatatagtatatatggtcataaaaatgcatatatattatatcagaTAACCTTTTCCAGTCTTTGGCTAGTTTCTTCACTCATTTTTTCTATacagtgtatttatttatttgacttcaGTGATGTACACCACAGTCATTCCCATGCTCAACCCCTTCAtatacagcctgaggaacagggacatcAAGAGAACCATgaggaggttcctcaaaagtACAGTGTACATATTGGATAAGCCAGTGAAACCAAACATATGGATCCCCCAACTCTGCCCAtctggttctgtagtttttgtagCTCTCATGTCTTTCAGTTTTCTCAATATCTCCTATATGAACATTGCTTCTCTGGGATTGATGTAATGGGATTGATGGAGTATTATGGGATGTTGTCTGCATTAGAGTCACTGTATAACTGAATTCTACAACATCTATATaaccttctttatttttcatctatgGCCCAAGCATCTTGGAGAAATGCACCaatgtttttgaaaaagtaattttaatctTCATCCCTGTCAAGAATTCATGTCTCTTTTCTATACTACTTTCATGTCTTTTAGATATATTTAGGTATGTTATGTGTAAGGATGAATGTAACTGGTCCTCAGTCTGGGTGCTCTGGTTTGGTTACAGTGACTCAAAGCTCCATGTGTTGGTAGCTTGGTCCTCAGAGTGGTGAtataggaggtggtggaacctttgagTGGTGGGGTAccagaaattaaatatattattggGGAGTGTCCTTGAAAGTGATTAATGCTGGTCTCAAGGAATGAGTTAGTTCTCATGAGAGTGGTATGTTATAAAGGAGTAAGGCTGgcccctccctgctctctggAGTCCTGCTTACCATGTGATCTTTCCCTTTCTGTGTGCTTTCCTCATGATGCCACCTGCTATGATGTGACATAGTCCAGGGAAACTCTCAAAAGAGCTGATGTCATGCTATTTGTCTTTTTGCTATTAAGCTGAGTTGTCTACCAACTTCACTCCTCAGTACTGATATGCGAGAAGGGAATGCTGTTTACAAAGGAAGAAGTCATACCAGCCAGTGATAAGAGATACTCTCATAAAAATGGCTAAATTAGAGTTCTGATTTACTGGCTCTAACAAACTGCAATAAGACACTTTGGTGTCTGATCTACTCTGAAACAAAAGTAAGTGATTGCCAAAAGTCTTGGAATTTGCAAAGATAATATTgccttattattttataattatggtCTATAACATAAgaaattttagccatttttaagtaCATAATTTAGTGGCATTAAATTCCTTCACAATGTTTTGCAGCCATCTCCactatctccagaacttttttcaTCTTCCCAGTATGAAATTCTGTATGTATTCAACAATAACTACCCATTTTCACTTACCACAGTCCCCTGACAATAACCACTCTATTTCttgtctctgtgaatttgactGCTCTAGGGATATCACatgagtggaatcatacagtatttgtccttttgtgactggatAATttcataatgtcttcaaggttcatccatgttatagtatgtgtcagaatttccagaatttcaaggctaaataatattcccttgtatGTATACATTATCTTTTGTTTATTGATTCATCTTTTGAAGAATACTTGGGTTCTTTCCACACCTTgggtactgtgtgtgtgtgtatctcattttctttatccattcatgtgtcaGACACATTGATTTAcattttggctactgtgaataatgctgaagTTAGTGTAAAagtgcaaatattttattcctggGATATACAATCAAAAGGAATTGCTGAATCacatgattctctctctctctctctctctctctctctctctctctctctgtgtgtgtgtgtgtgtgtttatttttaggaACTTCCATATGGCATTCCATAATGGATATACTACAAAGTACattggtttccttttttccaTACCCTTACCAGCACTTGttatattttgactttttgttAATAACCATTATAAAACATGTGACTtacatggttttgatttgcattcagTTGACaattagagatgttgaatatttttcatatatctgtttgccatttcatgtcttctttgagaaatgtctttttaggccctttatatatttttaattgaattatttatttatttttggtattgagtTGTTTGTGTTCCATATGTATTTTGTGTCTTAACTTTTTGTCAGATAAATGGTTTGCAAACTattttcctattctgtaggttatatcttcactgattgttttctttgctgtgcaaaattgtttttagttagaTGTAATCTCATTTGCCTGTAtaccttaaaaacatttttacagGGCACAgtgcacacagctgtaatcccagcaatttgggagatgGAGGTAGGTgaattgtgatttcaaagccagactcagcaacttagcaagaccctatcttgaaataaaaaacaaaaagggctggaaggTAGCTTAGGTGTTAAATTGCCCCTGGTTCAGTccctaataaaaaaatcaagcaaaaccATTTTCCTAGACCAGTGTCAAGGGTTTTTTCTTCTCTGGTTTTCTTCTAGTAGctttatagtttcaggtcttaggattaaatgtttaattcattttgaggaggtttttgtatatggtgtgagatTAAGgtccagtttcatttttctgcatgcaGTCAGAAGAATCTATCTAGTTTGTCTTCCACTACCTCTAGAGTCCCCCATCATTCAGTTTCAGTCATAGCTATTCTGTGTCTGAACTCAACAATTGTCCCAGTGAATTCTCGCCTCTGCTTAGTTACAAAGACTCATGTAACTCTAGAATATACTTTCATTATATTTGTTCATGTTTGCAGTTCATGAAGTCTTCAATAAATGTGCTCTTCACCTCTGAGTATTTTATATAGTTGATCAAGTGGAATATATGAGAATTATGGTGTattgcttttgatttgcatttctctgataattaGAGATGATATACAGCCCTCTTGACTGGGAGATTTCTGTACTGAGGACAGAGAGATTAGTTTGTCATTAACTGACATGAGGAAAACTCAAATCCATACCCAATTACAATGGATATACAAGAAAggatggtgtgtgtatgtgtgggtaaATGGCAGAGAGTAATTTTCAGAGAACAAGTGACCAAGTGGCATGTATTTAGAGGTTGGCTGGAAAGGGAGAGATTGAATAATGAGAAAATTTAGAATGCTGGATCAATAGCAAGAAGTATAATATCAAATTGAAATAATTATGGGTAGATCCCTCAAAATGTAATATCAAATTGAAATCATGATAGGTAGATCCAAGGAGCCAAACTGATCAAGGAAGGAACATACCATTGATTTGATATTACTTCCAATACTGAGGTTAGATAATATtgtatataaaaactaaaatattacacTCTATGGTAAAATAAAGATTcaattcttccttttaaaatttgttcttttcctgaTTATGTGCCGCATGATGAACATCATTAGGCAATAAAAAGACTACCTCCAAGTATTCATCTTTTAGATGGAAAAACCTAGAAGAGGGAATTCATAAGCATAGAAAGAGCcatagtggttgccaggggctggaggtggaggAGTATGGTGAGTTACTGTTTAATGGAAATAAAAGTTATGTTTGGATGATTAAAAGCCTGGGAAATGGACAGAGGTGCTGCCGCACAGCATTGTGAATACATATGGTGCCACTGAACCATGCACTGAAAAATCATGACAATTTTTTGCATGTTTTGCTatttatattttaccacaataaaaattaataaaaagattaaaaaccacttgaaatatttaaaaagtagattctGAGATCTTTCCCTGAATATATTGACAAGGATAGAGTAGGAAGCTGTATATTAGCAAAGCCCAAGGTGATGATTTTGAGAAATCTAAATCCTAGGACAGTGTTTCTCAAAAGAGTGTactgggggctagggatgtggctcaagtggtagcgcgctcacctggcatgtgcagggcgctgggttccatcctcagcaccacataaaagtaaaataaagatgttgtgtccaccgaaaactaaaaaaataaatattaaaaaaattttctctctctctctctctctctcgcttaaaaaaaagactgtctTGGGGATATAAAAATTGAAACTTTCCCAAAATGCAAATTATCAGACTTAAAGTCAGATCTACTGAGACAAAACTGGGGGTGAGTGGGTCTCAGTACTCTGAATTTAAACAAGTCCTCATGGTCATCCTGGTGTAGGCCAAATTTTGAGAATCCCTACACTAGAGAATCCTGAGACTGTTTGCTACTCAGCCATCTGCCTGATAAGGAAACTGTAAGTGGAAAATGGTGACATTTGTCACCAAGAGGGAATCTAGCAAGACTAGTGACTCTTCCCAGAGGAGAGGAACACAGGAGAGAGGAATCCTGATGGACCTACAGTTAGTCTCCCTGGAATAAGGAATTGAGGAGTTAGAGACTTCTTCCTGTTTATTCCTGCTGTTATGGAGCCAAACTGATCAAGGAAGGAACATACCATTGATCAATTTGTTTAATAAACTTCACTGGGGATACAGCCTCCAGAGTGCAACTTGAAACTCATCAGCTTATAGTCACCAAGGCCTTTAAGTGCCAGGCTAAGACACTCATGCCTTCTCCAGGAGAAGTCAACCAGACCCCATACCGTATGCCTGGCTCTGTCTCCCTGCTCTTCCAGTGGACAGATCTTCTGTCTTCATCACAGAACACAATTTGAGGAAGTTGGCCCTGCAGTGGGTCCATGCTGCCAAGCCTACATAGCCCAGTAAGTGATGAGGGAAAAGAGATGATATTCATGGAGAGGGAGCTCTCAAGAATATTTGCTTGGAAAGTAGAATGACTAGATTAGTTGCTTAAACTTGCCTTTGTATAGTGAAGTTTTACTTTGATTGTATAGTATTTGGGTGGATAGCTGAGGAGGTTATGGGGAGGGTTACTCTATTTTGGTCATTAGGGCACCCTGACAGCACAGAATTGCTGTGGATAACACAGTCCAGTGTTAGAGTTACCAGTCTGGGTTTTACAAATGGATACTTTGTAGTAAAGTCTTGGTCTTTTCTAGTCATTTTTTGTTGTCTGACCAAGAACTCCAAAGTCTTCATTCTTCCTTAGCCTAGAACAAGCCTTTCtgaattctgctgtcattgtCACGTGCTTAGTAACACCCCTGTTTCTCCGGACAGACCTGGCCTTCTTGCCCACTTCACCTGTATCCATGGTTCTCAGCAGAAACATTTAAGGGAGAAGTGCTTTCATAAAAGCACTTCCCTTCAAAAACCTGAATGTTTGTGTAGACTATATATCTTTTTCTCAGAGGACCTAATATAGAGCTGAGAAGAGATTCCAGCTTCATAGGCCAATCCTTTCATTAACCATTCCCCAAATCAGCAGAGGTCATAAGAATACTTTGGAGTATTCTCCTCTCTGGTGCTCATTAATTACTTGCGGAAGACTGATATCCCACTGTTCTCATAGGCACCTGAATGGATGGGGGGATGCTTGGCATAACACTGGGAAGGAGAGCAGGGCATTTTCCCGGCATGactcttttcttatttatgttcTGAGGCTCCTGCAACCAGACACAGTGGAGGGAATGTTCTCATTCATTTGCCTTCTATTGTTCTCTTTGGGAATGTGGTGTTTGaggagagaacagagagagaggacTTCCTCACTCAGAGATGGAAAGTATTCAGCTGTTCTACATGCAAGTGAAAGGACAAATATAAACACTGAGGAAATTCCaagaaaagaatggaaatgaTGACTCCCCttatttataatcccaccagAACTACTGCTATGACAGTTCTCTGTGAATTTCATGTAAATGTGTGATTCCtctatttattcttccttttgttttcattgtaaaagaGGACAGAAACCGAGGGACATGTATGTAAGTGACTCAGACAAAGCTTGTGGAGAGGAAGTTGCTGATGTTTCCATGGGAAAGGATTCCTGGTGAGAGAGTAAGTAGAAGGGCAAGAGAAGATGGGCTGGCTACACTGTTGCATCCTGGGATGTGCTAACTTGGGGATATATCCTGCCTAGGCTTGAGAGGAGGGCCTGGTTATTTAATGAGTAAAAGCAtattccctcttctctcttcctttcctctttcaaaAACTTTTGATTCCATTTATCACATCTCTGTATATTAACTCCCTTGGGGGCAAGGGTTGCTGAAGATTTTGGAGTAACAGACACCCAGGGTATACTAGATgcgtcacagcaatggaaaaaatTGTGGGCTCATCCATTCATTAATTTAGCCCCAAACAATATAAGTTATCctctatgccaataaatcagttgaAATTGAGGATGGATGGGGTTGGAAAGAGCCTAAACAGGGGAGAGCTGTGTCAAGTATAGAAATATAGGAAGAAATTAGAGGGAAGAGTGCTTGAAAATCATGGTTATATAAGAGGCTCTGTCCCATTTTGATACAAGGAAGGTTTTCAGTATGTTCAGAATTTAGAGTAACAGTTGAGAAGTGTTGAGAAATGAGGCTGTAGGATCAGAGTGGACCCATGATAGATCAAGAATTCCAGATATTTTCAGAATGACTGACctgaaaaaaattcacattttgaaatcttAACCCTCAAGGCCATGGTATTAAGAGATGGGACCTCTTGGCAGGTAATTACATCTTGAGAGTGAAGCTGCATGAATGGGATCAGTGTCCTTATAGAAGAGGCTCAAAGGAGCTTTTTCACCTTCTCCCACCATGTGATTACACATCAAGATAGTGCCATCTATGAACAAAGAAAATCGACTCCCATAAGACACTTGTCCCTCATTGCTTTAATGGTGGACTTTCCAGTCATCAGaacagagagaaataaatttctgttgtttgttaaCTATGGAGTTGTGATATTTTGTTGTATCATCCTGAAGAGCATTAGAAAGACATCTAAAAATTTCAGGCAGGGAAATAAAATAACcagtttttcattttagaaatattggcagcctgggcaacttattgagaacttgtatcaaaataaaaaataaagagggctggggttgtagctgaaTGTTAGCATGTGAGAGtccctgtgtttgatccttaatagaagaagcaaaacaaaacaagaacagtaaaaaaccccaaacaataacaacaactacTCACCCCCAAACTCCCCAAACCAAaatgaaaaccaaaccaaaataaaaatcaaaaccaggGCCAAACCGAAATCCCCACATCTCTTTGTGACCTTTTCCATGTCTTATGGCATTGCAATGGTTTAAACCTTGATAATTATGTTTTCCTTGACTGTTTGACCAATCAGTTGATTTATTATAGGTGAAAAGCACCTGTATAATAGCATGTAGCAAATGTGAAGAAAGCACTTGTTTCTGTAAAATGTTGAGGGTCACAGGTCCACTACCTACTAGTCATTTGTTAACATGgtttattatttgttgaaaatattttcttttcctccctccttcccttcctctctccctctctcccttccttccttctgaccTCCTCTTctgttatttcttcctttcctttggaaACTGAAATCCTACTCatcctgaaatattttttcagatatttcccCTCCTCTCAAATTTGCTTATTGCTCAGAGTCATCTGACCCTCCTCTGAGTCCCAGTCCTGCCAAACACAAGGAAGATAACTCAGAACTTTCTTTAGGTCTCTGGGCCCCATGTGTATTGGAGCAGGTGTGGATTGTTTTATCCCTAAGATCTAAAATTTCTTCTAACTTTCTGTAGTTAATTCTAAGGCAGAGACAAAGGGAATGGGTGAGTCTCCCATAGGCCAATAGACATGGATTTGTCAATATCATGAAATGTTGCCTATAACGAATGAGAGAATGTAGGTTTTCTAGATTCTATAATATTAAAGATTTCATGCCCAATTTTTTACCTCAAGAAACAAAGAAGCCGAGATAGTCTGTCTGGTGTCTATTTaatgttctttctctttaattGTCTAGCTGATGTGTCAACAACATGGGACTAGGAAATCAAACAAATGCTTTAGAATTTATACTGCTGGGATTTTTCCAAGACTCAGAGCATCAACTGATGTTATTTGGATTGTTCCTATCCATGTTTATAGTCACCTTCCTTGGGAACCTGTTCATCATCATAGCCATTGTCTCAGATTCCCATCTTCAtacacccatgtacttctttctCTTCAATCTGTCTTTTGCTGACATTGGTTTCATCTCTACAACCGTCCcaaagatgctggtgaacatTCAGACACAGAGCAGATCCATCACCTATGCAGGCTGCATCACCCAGATgtatttttttatggtttttgGAGGCATGGATACCTTCCTTCTCACTGTGATGGCTTATGACCGGTTTGTAGCCATCTGTCATCCCCTACACTATCCAGTCATCATGAACTCCTATTTGTGTGGCCTCCTGGTTCTTACATCCTGGTTAATCAGCTTGTCATATTCTCTGATCCAGAGTCTGTTGATGCTGCGTCTATCCTTCTGTACCAATTGGGAAATTCGACACTTTTACTGTGAACTTGCTCAGGCCCTCATGCTAGCTTGTTCAGACACACTGATCAATCACATAATACTCTACATGGTGACTGGCCTTCTTGGATTTGTTCCCTTTTCAGGGATCCTTTTCTCTTATACCCGGATTGTCTTTTCCATCCTGAGAATTCCATCAacatatggaaaatataaagCTTTTTCTACCTGTGGGTCTCATCTATCTGTGGTTTCTTTATTCTATGTGACAGGTCTTGGTGTATACCTCAGTTCTGAAGCATCATCATCTTCCTGGAAGGGCATGATGGCCTCAATGATGTATactgtggtcacccccatgctgaacccctttatCTATAGCTTGAGGAACACAGACATTAAGAGGGCCCTGAAGAAACTACTTGGTAGTACATTTTATGTTCAGTGACAAGAATACTGTTCCTGGGCCCTTGAGCTGGCAAAAGTACCAGCAAAAGAAATTCTGTGTCAAGAAATTCTGAATCTAAATTATATAGGCTTTCACCCCTCACCCACTCTGTTTCTCTGTCTTTAATCAAAATATCCCTGTGAGTACTTTGTCTGAAACTTTTATGGTGATCACTCTGTTACCCTCAGTTGTATTCCCCACCTCTCCTCCTTTTACATTTTACATCACTACATCTCAACTTGATGTTTGCATTCCTATAGGTCTATACAACCATTCAAGTATCAACTCAGAGACTCTTGGATAAAACATTAAATAGTTCATTTTTTACCAACAATCATTGTTagtttttgttaaattcattcatttggcaATATTTATTGGATATCTATAGTGTACCAGGTTGTTCTAGGTGCTAAGAatatagcagtgaaaaaaaatccttgccctCATAAAGCTAAAATCTATGTTCAGGCATATAATATCTGGGTAGACAAAAAGAGATTACTACTTTGGGCATGAtagtgcatatctgtaatcccagctacccaggaggctaaggcaggagggttacaAACTTGAGGTCTACCtagaaaacttagtgagaccctgtctcaataaaaaatgaaaaagggatggggatgtagcttagtggtataacatgcctaggttcaatacccagtactgcaaaagaaaaaaaaagtgtcatgtAAGAAATCGGGACACTGGTATGCACAAATCTGTATGAAAGTGCTGTGTGGAGCACAgactagaaattaaataaaaaacttgTGATCACCACCCTGTAATGACCACCAGAATTTTAGTCCTGATAACTTCCATTTGAGAGATAATTACTCTCTTGATTGTAATTATTAATTGAAATAGTCTGCTATGATCTGAAGGCTTATCCTCCTACAAATTAATATGATGAAACCTTATCACCAAGGTTATGGGATTAGAAAGCGTACCATTGGGAAGTGATTAGAGTATGAGACTGTTGCCCTCATGATGCTCTTATAAAAGAGGCTCCAAGGGAGTTGCTTTGCCTTTTCTCCCATGTAAGGACACAGTAAGAAGGCATTATCTGTGAAAGTGACCTT
This genomic interval from Marmota flaviventris isolate mMarFla1 chromosome 1, mMarFla1.hap1, whole genome shotgun sequence contains the following:
- the LOC139701526 gene encoding olfactory receptor 7C1-like → MGLGNQTNALEFILLGFFQDSEHQLMLFGLFLSMFIVTFLGNLFIIIAIVSDSHLHTPMYFFLFNLSFADIGFISTTVPKMLVNIQTQSRSITYAGCITQMYFFMVFGGMDTFLLTVMAYDRFVAICHPLHYPVIMNSYLCGLLVLTSWLISLSYSLIQSLLMLRLSFCTNWEIRHFYCELAQALMLACSDTLINHIILYMVTGLLGFVPFSGILFSYTRIVFSILRIPSTYGKYKAFSTCGSHLSVVSLFYVTGLGVYLSSEASSSSWKGMMASMMYTVVTPMLNPFIYSLRNTDIKRALKKLLGSTFYVQ